TAGCGCCATAAGCTTCCGCTTGTGGGAAAGCCGCTTGAATCGCTTGAGAACTGACGCCAACCAAATGAGGACGCGCCGACTTTTTAAGCAATGGCAAGCAGACATCGACACTGTTTACCAACCCAAAAAAGTTAACCGACATCACTCGATCCATCATTTTCCAGTCTGGGTCCGTGTCCGTCATATCTAAATATTCACACGTCCCCGCATTTAACACAGCACAGTCTAAATAAGGTGTGTGCAGACTCAGCGTTTCTCTAACCAAACCCACTTGGCTCTCATCGGTGATATCAAAAGGAATAAACGTTAAAGTGTCATACGTCGCTAACAAATCCGAAAGGCCACCTTGGCTTCTTGCGCTGGCAAAAACCCGCCAGCCTTCGTCTAAATAACGCTTGGTTAGCGAAAGGCCAATTCCTGAACTGGCTCCTGTCACCCAAACCACACCATTTCCTGTTGTATGACTCACCTATTTCTCCTTAAATCACATCGCTAAACGTTTTTTTAGCCCTTTGACGACAGCGCCTAATAAAGGCACATGTTCATAGATTAGCTCACCGAGATCATAAACATCTTCATGGTAGTAAATTCGTTCATTAAATTGCACCTGGCTAACACCGCGCACTGTAATGGTTTTATTGCCTAATTTCGGGTGTTTAAAGTGCATATTCCATTTGATATACGCCGTGTTGTCAGACACGACCTGATCCAAATACTCAAAACGACCGCTGTGTACATTGACACACATGGCGGACAAGTAAGCGTGTAACTTGTCCGCGCCTCGCAACTCATGGACAGGGTCTTTGAACCACACATCTTCCGTGTAAACGTCGTCTATTTTATCCAGCTGTGGATGCTTCACATCTTGATAGAATGCTTTAAAACGTTCTATCAATAAAGATTTCGCGTCCATTTTAGAGTCCGTCATACTCGCCACTTACCTGCACTGTTGCTTTTAAAAAGAGGATTTTCATTTCATATCTCATGGTACTAATAAACGTATCAAACAGACGGTTGGATCACTATTTTTTTTCGGATGCTATAGACAAAAAGAAAGGCACCATTCGATAGACGTATTTTTTCTATTGTTTACTACAATGAAAGTGATCCACACTGACACTAGGCTCGTAACTAAACCAAATCGCACAAAGC
This genomic stretch from Marinomonas primoryensis harbors:
- a CDS encoding nuclear transport factor 2 family protein, with the protein product MTDSKMDAKSLLIERFKAFYQDVKHPQLDKIDDVYTEDVWFKDPVHELRGADKLHAYLSAMCVNVHSGRFEYLDQVVSDNTAYIKWNMHFKHPKLGNKTITVRGVSQVQFNERIYYHEDVYDLGELIYEHVPLLGAVVKGLKKRLAM
- a CDS encoding SDR family NAD(P)-dependent oxidoreductase, whose translation is MSHTTGNGVVWVTGASSGIGLSLTKRYLDEGWRVFASARSQGGLSDLLATYDTLTFIPFDITDESQVGLVRETLSLHTPYLDCAVLNAGTCEYLDMTDTDPDWKMMDRVMSVNFFGLVNSVDVCLPLLKKSARPHLVGVSSQAIQAAFPQAEAYGASKAAVRYFLSALRMDLKQFGIDVTCLLPGFVDTPLTQKNTFSMPFLMSADDAANRMYSALASRPFEYAFPKRLSAMLWAGRHFPTLWLSLLAPKKNSQQ